Proteins co-encoded in one Trichoplusia ni isolate ovarian cell line Hi5 chromosome 19, tn1, whole genome shotgun sequence genomic window:
- the LOC113503425 gene encoding protein prenyltransferase alpha subunit repeat-containing protein 1 isoform X1, with amino-acid sequence MNENKSALVERIIKDLNNVLMRPGLTDFDIVPVESNKNKSPVLYEDTSVGLESWCVKMVYMHCYNELMENYLSHPKRRLSKPSNVNQKRLSDLLNTTLLLNPDITTLWNKRREMMEKNFLEWVSELQFARLVISRKPKCNEAFMYRRWILEDVLREEVMHPYQFIDALVEEEISICTMAADKCPNNYHCWDHRRWLLVLLWSIRFDFDSTLLFYNEYKFIKDWTANHVSDHSCYHYRQFVLKKLYHFDERWNEFEQLMNVDLRKNLANFINAHVESDPSAKLCKIIKHCLEDYEIVVALLGHCPGNCKCYSPYSVTYKKLELLLYELVQSDDLLKYYKYHETLWYHRRFIVSELLLTIYNHLHIERNNGKLERVRGPTKVGECHGRCRKCHDEDLREHLGKTEKYGVEWIYHSPLNKIFVKHEKEFIKDRRKDSDKYADRHDSYMKAKATFRTKRERAIITTLAECGLQINEY; translated from the exons ATGAACGAAAATAAAAGCGCTCTAGTGGAGCgcataataaaagatttaaataatgtcCTCATGAGACCtggatt gACTGACTTCGACATAGTGCCGGTGGAGTCGAATAAAAACAAGTCTCCAGTATTGTATGAAGATACCTCCGTGGGTCTGGAGTCCTGGTGTGTGAAGATGGTGTACATGCACTGTTATAATGAGTTAATGGAGAATTACTTGAGTCACCCTAAGCGGAGGCTCAGCAAACCATCAAATGTTAACCAAAAGAGGCTCTCTGACCTACTAAATACTACACTTCTCTTGAATCCCGATATAACCACACTGTGGAACAAGAGAAGGGAAATGATGGAGAAGAACTTTCTAGAATGGGTGTCAGAGTTACAGTTTGCAAGATTAGTGATATCACGGAAGCCAAAATGTAATGAGGCTTTTATGTATCGACGGTGGATTCTGGAAGATGTCTTACGAG AGGAAGTAATGCACCCATATCAATTTATTGATGCATTAGTTGAAGAAGAAATAAGTATTTGTACAATGGCTGCTGACAAATGTCCCAACAACTACCACTGCTGGGACCATCGCAGGTGGCTGCTAGTTCTCCTATGGAGTATAAGATTCGACTTTGATAGCACTCTTCTCTTCTATAATGAATACAAGTTTATTAAAGACTGGACAGCTAATCACGTGTCAGATCACAGCTGCTACCATTACCGTCAGTTTGTCTTAAAGAAATTGTACCACTTTGACGAGAGATGGAATGAGTTTGAACAGCTAATGAATGTTGACCTTCGCAAAAATCTTGCCAACTTCATCAATGCTCATGTAGAAAGCGATCCCAGTGCAAAGCTATGCAAGATCATTAAACACTGCCTGGAAGACTATGAAATTGTTGTTGCCCTATTGGGCCATTGTCCTGGCAACTGCAAATGTTACTCTCCGTACTCTGTAACATACAAAAAGCTGGAGCTTTTGTTATATGAACTAGTTCAAAGCGATGATTTACTAAAGTACTACAAGTACCATGAGACACTTTGGTACCACCGAAGATTTATTGTAAGTGAATTACTACTGACCATTTACAACCATCTGCATATAGAGAGGAATAATGGTAAGCTAGAACGGGTTCGGGGACCAACTAAGGTTGGTGAGTGCCATGGCAGATGTCGCAAGTGTCATGACGAAGATCTGAGAGAGCATCTGGGTAAAACTGAGAAGTATGGTGTTGAATGGATATACCACAGTCCGTTGAACAAAATATTCGTCAAACATGAGAAGGAGTTTATAAAGGACAGGCGGAAAGATTCGGACAAGTATGCTGACCGCCATGACAGCTACATGAA AGCAAAAGCCACTTTTCGTACAAAGAGGGAGCGAGCAATTATCACTACTCTTGCGGAATGCGGTTTGCAGATTAACGAATATTAA
- the LOC113503460 gene encoding 15-hydroxyprostaglandin dehydrogenase [NAD(+)]-like, translating to MAQWEIKDKTIIVTGGASGLGAEYTKAFLENGAKSVAILDIAEKVGKDTEERLNKAYGNKVVFIKCDVSKEDEIKKAFDAVVAKFKKVDVIVNNAGIMNDNPQMWRVACDVNYQGLVSLTLKGIQHMRKDEGGAGGTIINISSTAGINRVDSLAIYCGAKAAVMHFSQCLAMGSFFEDTGIRVLTLCPGPTDTPLLHNLEVRGLDQSRGKALAAVKDLDVVFQDVKSAVTAFIEMFKTGAPGTIWLTVDNKPVQNITSVIDNAFKSIERVVEGH from the exons ATGGCTCAGTGGGAAATTAAGGATAAAACCATTATTGTCACCGGGGGAGCTTCCGGGTTGGGAGCTGAATATACTAAGGCTTTCCTTGAGAATGGAGCtaaa AGTGTAGCTATCCTGGATATTGCTGAAAAAGTTGGCAAAGACACAGAGGAGCGTCTGAACAAAGCCTATGGCAACAAGGTGGTGTTCATCAAATGCGATGTTAGCAAGGAGGATGAAATCAAGAAGGCATTTGATGCCGTAGTGGCCAAGTTTAAGAAAGTTGATGTCATCGTGAACAATGCTGGCATTATGAACGACAACCCACAAATGTGGAGAGTTGCTTGTGATGTTAATTAC CAAGGATTAGTTTCGTTGACCCTGAAAGGTATCCAGCACATGAGGAAAGACGAAGGTGGAGCTGGTGGAACTATCATCAACATTTCTTCTACGGCTGGTATCAACAGAGTCGACTCCTTGGCTATTTATTGCGGAGCGAAAGCCGCTGTCATGCATTTCAGTCAATGTTTGGCG ATGGGTTCATTTTTCGAAGACACGGGCATTAGAGTTCTGACATTATGCCCAGGACCAACAGATACTCCCTTGCTGCACAATTTGGAAGTCAGGGGCTTGGACCAAAGCCGCGGCAAGGCCTTAGCTGCTGTCAAAGATTTGGATGTGGTATTCCAAGA TGTCAAATCTGCTGTTACCGCTTTCATTGAGATGTTCAAAACCGGCGCTCCTGGGACAATTTGGTTGACTGTTGACAATAAACCAGTCCAGAACATCACTTCAGTTATAGATAATGCTTTCAAATCTATCGAAAGGGTCGTTGAAGGACATTAA
- the LOC113503425 gene encoding protein prenyltransferase alpha subunit repeat-containing protein 1 isoform X2 produces MNENKSALVERIIKDLNNVLMRPGLTDFDIVPVESNKNKSPVLYEDTSVGLESWCVKMVYMHCYNELMENYLSHPKRRLSKPSNVNQKRLSDLLNTTLLLNPDITTLWNKRREMMEKNFLEWVSELQFARLVISRKPKCNEAFMYRRWILEDVLREEVMHPYQFIDALVEEEISICTMAADKCPNNYHCWDHRRWLLVLLWSIRFDFDSTLLFYNEYKFIKDWTANHVSDHSCYHYRQFVLKKLYHFDERWNEFEQLMNVDLRKNLANFINAHVESDPSAKLCKIIKHCLEDYEIVVALLGHCPGNCKCYSPYSVTYKKLELLLYELVQSDDLLKYYKYHETLWYHRRFIVSELLLTIYNHLHIERNNGKLERVRGPTKVGECHGRCRKCHDEDLREHLGKTEKYGVEWIYHSPLNKIFVKHEKEFIKDRRKDSDKYADRHDSYMKYVEGLNGFM; encoded by the exons ATGAACGAAAATAAAAGCGCTCTAGTGGAGCgcataataaaagatttaaataatgtcCTCATGAGACCtggatt gACTGACTTCGACATAGTGCCGGTGGAGTCGAATAAAAACAAGTCTCCAGTATTGTATGAAGATACCTCCGTGGGTCTGGAGTCCTGGTGTGTGAAGATGGTGTACATGCACTGTTATAATGAGTTAATGGAGAATTACTTGAGTCACCCTAAGCGGAGGCTCAGCAAACCATCAAATGTTAACCAAAAGAGGCTCTCTGACCTACTAAATACTACACTTCTCTTGAATCCCGATATAACCACACTGTGGAACAAGAGAAGGGAAATGATGGAGAAGAACTTTCTAGAATGGGTGTCAGAGTTACAGTTTGCAAGATTAGTGATATCACGGAAGCCAAAATGTAATGAGGCTTTTATGTATCGACGGTGGATTCTGGAAGATGTCTTACGAG AGGAAGTAATGCACCCATATCAATTTATTGATGCATTAGTTGAAGAAGAAATAAGTATTTGTACAATGGCTGCTGACAAATGTCCCAACAACTACCACTGCTGGGACCATCGCAGGTGGCTGCTAGTTCTCCTATGGAGTATAAGATTCGACTTTGATAGCACTCTTCTCTTCTATAATGAATACAAGTTTATTAAAGACTGGACAGCTAATCACGTGTCAGATCACAGCTGCTACCATTACCGTCAGTTTGTCTTAAAGAAATTGTACCACTTTGACGAGAGATGGAATGAGTTTGAACAGCTAATGAATGTTGACCTTCGCAAAAATCTTGCCAACTTCATCAATGCTCATGTAGAAAGCGATCCCAGTGCAAAGCTATGCAAGATCATTAAACACTGCCTGGAAGACTATGAAATTGTTGTTGCCCTATTGGGCCATTGTCCTGGCAACTGCAAATGTTACTCTCCGTACTCTGTAACATACAAAAAGCTGGAGCTTTTGTTATATGAACTAGTTCAAAGCGATGATTTACTAAAGTACTACAAGTACCATGAGACACTTTGGTACCACCGAAGATTTATTGTAAGTGAATTACTACTGACCATTTACAACCATCTGCATATAGAGAGGAATAATGGTAAGCTAGAACGGGTTCGGGGACCAACTAAGGTTGGTGAGTGCCATGGCAGATGTCGCAAGTGTCATGACGAAGATCTGAGAGAGCATCTGGGTAAAACTGAGAAGTATGGTGTTGAATGGATATACCACAGTCCGTTGAACAAAATATTCGTCAAACATGAGAAGGAGTTTATAAAGGACAGGCGGAAAGATTCGGACAAGTATGCTGACCGCCATGACAGCTACATGAAGTACGTTGAAGGTTTAAATGGCTTTATGTGA